One segment of Pantoea sp. Lij88 DNA contains the following:
- a CDS encoding YcjF family protein, with translation MSDPLKPRIDFARPLDESSSTPLRPAQTFEADAQAAFLAVQDEEVAVEEEGAGERAVEAALKPKRSLWRKMVTAGALLFGVSVIAQGVQWTHDAWLARDWFSLGSGVAGVLIVLAGVGALTTEWRRLYQLRQRAEERDVGRELLHSHGIGKGRAFCEKLAQQAELDQAHPALQRWHASLHETHNDSEIVRLYAQLVQPVLDRQARREISRHAAEATLMIAVSPLALVDMAFIAWRNLRLVNRIAAIYGIELGYFSRIRLFRLVLLNMAFAGASELVREVGMDWMSQDIAARLSTRAAQGIGAGLLTARLGIKAMELCRPLPWLEQDKPRLGDFRGELLGQLKEALQKGGNKSA, from the coding sequence ATGAGTGATCCGCTGAAGCCGCGTATCGATTTTGCCCGCCCGCTGGATGAGAGCAGCAGCACGCCGCTGCGTCCGGCGCAGACCTTTGAAGCCGACGCGCAGGCTGCGTTTCTGGCGGTGCAGGATGAAGAGGTTGCTGTCGAAGAGGAGGGCGCCGGTGAGCGGGCGGTGGAAGCCGCGCTGAAACCTAAGCGCAGCCTGTGGCGCAAAATGGTGACTGCAGGTGCGCTGCTGTTTGGCGTCAGCGTGATTGCGCAGGGTGTGCAGTGGACACATGACGCCTGGCTGGCCCGCGACTGGTTTTCGCTGGGCAGCGGCGTAGCGGGCGTCCTGATCGTGCTGGCAGGTGTGGGCGCGCTGACCACCGAGTGGCGTCGTCTCTATCAGCTGCGTCAGCGTGCTGAGGAGCGGGATGTGGGCCGGGAGTTGCTGCACAGTCATGGCATTGGCAAAGGCCGGGCATTCTGCGAAAAACTGGCGCAGCAGGCGGAGCTGGATCAGGCGCATCCGGCTCTGCAGCGCTGGCACGCCTCGCTCCATGAGACCCACAATGACAGTGAAATCGTTCGCTTATATGCACAGCTGGTGCAGCCGGTACTGGATCGGCAGGCGCGGCGCGAAATCAGCCGTCATGCTGCGGAAGCGACATTGATGATTGCGGTCAGCCCGCTGGCACTGGTGGATATGGCGTTTATCGCCTGGCGTAATCTGCGGCTGGTGAATCGCATTGCAGCGATATATGGCATCGAGCTGGGCTACTTCAGCCGCATCCGGCTGTTCCGGCTGGTGCTGCTCAATATGGCCTTTGCTGGCGCATCGGAGCTGGTGCGGGAAGTGGGGATGGACTGGATGTCGCAGGATATTGCCGCCCGGCTTTCCACGCGAGCCGCGCAGGGTATAGGCGCAGGTTTGCTGACAGCCAGACTCGGCATTAAAGCGATGGAGCTTTGTCGTCCACTGCCGTGGCTGGAGCAGGATAAGCCTCGTCTCGGCGATTTCCGTGGTGAGCTGCTGGGCCAGCTGAAAGAGGCGTTACAGAAGGGCGGCAATAAGTCAGCCTGA
- a CDS encoding glycosyltransferase family 2 protein — MKISLVVPVFNEEDVIPLFYNAVRKEDALAAWQVEIVFIDDGSTDATHALISQLSQSDPLVRSLSFIRNFGKEPALFAGLEAATGDAVIPIDVDLQDPIAIIPEMIRKWQAGADIVLAKRIDRSADGHLKRKTAHWFYKLHNSISHPQIEENVGDFRLMSREVVENIKLLPEKSLFMKGILSWVGGQTDIVEYVRTERIAGRSKFGGWKLWNLALEGLTSFSTVPLRIWSYLGFLVASLAFLYGLWMIVDKLLFGNPVPGYPSILVSVLFLGGVQLIGIGVLGEYIGRIYMETKNRPRYILRKSAPAKTHSPQNTD; from the coding sequence ATGAAAATCTCTCTGGTGGTACCGGTATTTAATGAAGAGGATGTCATCCCTCTTTTTTATAACGCGGTCAGAAAAGAGGACGCGCTGGCCGCCTGGCAGGTGGAGATCGTTTTTATCGATGATGGCAGCACAGACGCAACACATGCGCTGATTAGCCAGCTCAGCCAGAGCGATCCACTGGTGCGCAGCCTGTCGTTTATTCGTAATTTCGGCAAAGAACCGGCACTGTTTGCCGGACTGGAAGCCGCAACTGGTGATGCCGTAATCCCGATTGATGTGGATTTACAGGATCCGATCGCGATTATTCCCGAGATGATCCGCAAGTGGCAGGCAGGCGCTGATATCGTGTTAGCCAAGCGGATTGACCGCAGTGCCGATGGTCATCTTAAACGCAAAACCGCCCACTGGTTTTATAAACTGCACAACAGCATCAGTCATCCGCAGATAGAGGAGAACGTTGGTGATTTCCGGCTGATGTCGCGTGAAGTGGTTGAGAACATCAAGCTCCTGCCTGAGAAGAGTCTCTTTATGAAGGGCATCCTGAGCTGGGTCGGCGGACAGACCGATATCGTCGAGTACGTGCGAACTGAACGGATCGCGGGCCGTAGCAAATTTGGCGGCTGGAAACTGTGGAATCTTGCACTGGAGGGACTCACCTCCTTCTCTACCGTTCCGCTGCGCATCTGGTCTTATCTGGGCTTCTTAGTCGCCTCGCTGGCCTTCCTGTATGGACTCTGGATGATCGTGGACAAACTGCTGTTCGGTAACCCGGTGCCAGGCTATCCCTCTATTCTGGTTTCCGTACTGTTTCTCGGTGGCGTTCAGCTCATTGGTATTGGCGTGCTGGGTGAATATATTGGCCGCATTTATATGGAAACCAAAAACCGGCCTCGCTATATTTTGCGAAAATCCGCGCCAGCAAAAACTCACTCACCGCAGAACACCGATTAA
- a CDS encoding GtrA family protein — MLTFFAKYLTVGLVNTLIHWVTFFICLSLGLFQSTANLIAFCLAVTFSFFVNARWTFKQQATALRYSLYVVFMGAMAFSVGYLADRFGLYPLITLVASSAISLACGFLFSRFIVFKGE; from the coding sequence ATGCTGACTTTCTTCGCAAAATATCTGACGGTGGGTCTGGTGAATACCCTGATCCATTGGGTGACCTTTTTTATCTGCCTCAGTCTGGGTCTGTTCCAGTCGACCGCAAACCTGATTGCCTTTTGCCTGGCCGTCACTTTCTCTTTCTTTGTAAATGCACGCTGGACCTTTAAACAGCAGGCCACCGCCTTGCGTTATAGTCTTTATGTCGTTTTTATGGGCGCGATGGCATTCAGCGTAGGTTATCTGGCCGATCGTTTCGGCCTCTATCCGCTTATTACGCTCGTCGCCTCATCGGCTATCAGTCTGGCGTGTGGCTTTCTCTTTTCCCGCTTTATCGTATTCAAAGGAGAATAA
- the tyrR gene encoding transcriptional regulator TyrR — protein MRLEVFCQDRIGLTRELLDLLVARNIDLRGIEITALGRIYLNFSALEFDAFSNLMAEIRRTPGVTDVRTVTYMPSEREHRALSALLVAMPDPVFSIDLKSKVELANPAAQNLFNLDEEKMRNFSAGNLINGFNFMRWLESDRVEAQAQHVVIEGRDFLMEARPIYLPGEEGQNDRPVGAMVMLKSTARMGRQLQNLVVTDESEFDHIIAVTPKMRQVVDQARKLAMLDAPLLIVGDTGTGKDMLARACHLRSARGKNPFLALNCASLPDDVAESELFGHAAGAYPNALEGKKGFFEQANGGSVLLDEIGEMSPRMQTKLLRFLNDGTFRRVGEEHEVHVNVRVICATQKNLIELVQRGEFREDLFYRLNVLTLQLPPLRDRPQDILPLTEMFVARFADEQGMARPRLSPQLNAFLTRYAWPGNVRQLKNSLYRALTQLEGYELRPQDIVLPEQALDVSLGDEALEGTLDQITSRFERSILTRLYLSYPSTRKLAKRLGVSHTAIANKLREYGLGQKRNESE, from the coding sequence ATGCGTCTGGAAGTGTTCTGTCAGGACCGTATCGGTCTGACGCGTGAACTGCTCGACCTGCTGGTGGCACGCAACATTGATTTACGCGGTATCGAAATCACGGCGCTTGGCCGCATTTACCTGAACTTTTCTGCACTGGAATTTGACGCCTTCAGTAATCTGATGGCGGAAATCCGGCGTACACCAGGCGTAACAGATGTGCGCACGGTAACGTACATGCCTTCTGAACGTGAACATCGTGCGCTCAGTGCGCTGCTGGTGGCGATGCCGGATCCGGTTTTCTCCATCGATCTGAAAAGCAAGGTTGAACTGGCTAATCCGGCCGCTCAGAACCTGTTTAATCTCGATGAAGAGAAGATGCGCAATTTCAGCGCGGGTAACCTGATCAACGGCTTTAACTTTATGCGCTGGCTGGAAAGCGATCGGGTTGAAGCGCAGGCGCAGCATGTGGTCATTGAAGGGCGCGATTTCCTGATGGAAGCGCGTCCTATCTACCTGCCGGGCGAAGAGGGCCAGAACGACAGGCCGGTGGGCGCGATGGTGATGCTGAAATCAACCGCCCGCATGGGCCGCCAGTTGCAGAATCTGGTGGTGACCGACGAATCGGAGTTCGACCACATCATTGCCGTCACGCCGAAGATGCGTCAGGTGGTCGATCAGGCGCGCAAGCTGGCGATGCTTGATGCGCCATTGCTGATTGTCGGCGACACCGGCACCGGGAAAGATATGCTGGCACGCGCCTGTCATCTGCGCAGCGCTCGCGGGAAAAATCCATTCCTGGCGCTGAACTGTGCCTCACTGCCCGACGACGTCGCGGAAAGCGAGCTGTTTGGTCATGCTGCCGGTGCCTATCCGAATGCGCTTGAAGGCAAGAAAGGCTTTTTCGAGCAGGCGAATGGTGGCTCGGTTCTGCTGGATGAGATTGGCGAGATGTCGCCGAGAATGCAGACCAAGCTGCTGCGTTTTCTCAACGATGGCACCTTCCGTCGCGTCGGCGAAGAGCATGAAGTGCATGTCAATGTGCGGGTGATCTGCGCGACGCAGAAGAACCTGATTGAGCTGGTGCAGCGCGGGGAGTTCCGCGAGGATCTTTTCTACAGGCTTAATGTGCTGACGCTGCAGCTGCCGCCTTTGCGCGATCGTCCACAGGACATTCTGCCGCTGACCGAAATGTTTGTTGCCAGATTTGCAGATGAGCAGGGCATGGCGCGTCCGCGTCTGTCGCCACAGCTCAATGCGTTTCTGACCCGCTATGCCTGGCCCGGCAATGTGCGTCAGCTAAAAAATTCCCTTTATCGCGCACTGACTCAGCTGGAAGGTTACGAACTGCGTCCGCAGGATATCGTGTTGCCCGAGCAGGCGCTGGATGTGTCACTGGGCGATGAGGCACTGGAAGGCACGCTGGATCAGATCACCAGCCGTTTCGAAAGGTCGATTCTGACGCGGCTCTATCTCTCTTATCCCAGCACCCGAAAGCTGGCAAAACGGCTGGGCGTGTCACACACCGCGATTGCTAACAAACTGCGGGAATATGGTCTGGGGCAGAAGCGTAACGAAAGCGAATAA
- the tpx gene encoding thiol peroxidase, with translation MSQTVHFQGNAVPVAGQFPQAGDKAKAFTLVAKNLVNVALSEYAGKRKILNIFPSVDTGVCASSVRKFNQAASELNNAVVLCISADLPFAQSRFCGAENLSNVVTLSTLRGSEFKYDYGVEIADGALEGLTARAVIVLDENDKVIYSQLVDEITTEPDYDAALAALK, from the coding sequence ATGTCTCAGACTGTTCATTTTCAGGGTAACGCCGTACCGGTTGCAGGTCAGTTTCCTCAGGCTGGCGATAAAGCCAAAGCTTTCACGCTGGTCGCTAAAAACCTGGTTAACGTCGCGCTCTCTGAGTATGCAGGAAAACGTAAAATTCTGAACATTTTCCCAAGCGTTGATACCGGCGTTTGTGCATCATCAGTGCGCAAGTTTAATCAGGCTGCAAGCGAGCTGAATAACGCCGTAGTGTTATGCATCTCTGCTGACCTGCCGTTTGCCCAGTCACGCTTCTGTGGCGCAGAAAACCTGAGCAACGTGGTGACCCTGTCGACGCTGCGCGGTTCAGAGTTTAAGTATGATTATGGCGTGGAAATTGCCGATGGTGCGCTGGAAGGTCTGACCGCTCGTGCCGTGATCGTGCTGGATGAGAACGATAAGGTGATCTACAGCCAGCTGGTTGATGAAATCACCACTGAACCTGATTACGATGCTGCGCTGGCCGCGCTGAAGTAA
- the ycjG gene encoding L-Ala-D/L-Glu epimerase has product MRTVKSYPEAWPLHTPFVIARGTRTEVKVVVVEIEEDGVKGVGEATPYARYGESEASVLAQIATLLPALQQGMTREALQQALPAGAARNAIDSALWDLAAHQQKSSLWQLSGVSAPEDVVTAQTVGIDTPEAMASSALALWQHGATLLKVKLDDNFITERLMAIRAAVPDATLIVDANESWHAEGLAARCQLLADINVAMLEQPLPAGEDAALENFIHPLPICADESCHTRESLPSLRGRYEMVNIKLDKAGGLTEALALADAAQQQGFAVMLGCMLCTSRAIRAALPLVPQTRFADLDGPTWLAVDAEPAITVRNGQLIIAASAAG; this is encoded by the coding sequence ATGAGAACGGTAAAAAGTTATCCCGAAGCCTGGCCGTTACATACGCCGTTTGTCATTGCCCGTGGAACCCGGACAGAAGTTAAAGTGGTGGTCGTTGAAATTGAGGAGGATGGCGTCAAAGGCGTCGGTGAAGCCACGCCCTATGCGCGCTATGGTGAAAGCGAAGCCTCGGTGCTGGCACAAATCGCCACGCTGCTGCCTGCGCTGCAACAGGGGATGACGCGTGAAGCGCTGCAACAGGCGCTGCCTGCCGGGGCCGCCCGCAACGCCATCGACAGCGCACTGTGGGATCTTGCCGCACACCAGCAGAAGAGTAGCCTCTGGCAACTCAGCGGCGTCAGCGCACCTGAAGATGTGGTGACCGCGCAGACCGTCGGCATCGATACCCCCGAGGCGATGGCCAGCAGCGCACTGGCGCTGTGGCAGCATGGCGCAACGCTGCTGAAAGTGAAGCTGGATGATAATTTCATTACCGAACGGCTGATGGCGATCCGTGCCGCCGTGCCGGACGCGACGCTGATCGTGGATGCCAATGAGTCCTGGCACGCTGAAGGCCTGGCGGCACGCTGTCAGCTGCTGGCAGACATCAATGTGGCGATGCTTGAACAGCCTCTGCCAGCGGGTGAAGATGCGGCGCTGGAAAACTTTATCCATCCTTTGCCGATCTGTGCCGATGAGAGCTGTCATACCCGTGAAAGCCTTCCGTCACTGAGAGGGCGTTATGAGATGGTCAATATCAAGCTGGATAAAGCGGGCGGGCTGACCGAAGCGCTGGCGCTGGCGGATGCCGCCCAGCAGCAGGGCTTTGCGGTGATGCTGGGCTGCATGCTTTGCACCTCGCGGGCGATACGTGCTGCGCTGCCGCTGGTGCCGCAGACCCGCTTCGCCGATCTCGACGGGCCAACCTGGCTGGCGGTGGATGCAGAACCGGCGATCACCGTGCGCAACGGTCAGCTGATCATTGCTGCCAGCGCAGCAGGTTAA
- the mpaA gene encoding murein tripeptide amidase MpaA, giving the protein MSPLHPRTLRGKLDVPYQQYGRSVLGAPLLWFPAPLGDPDSGLILAGTHGDENAAIATLSAALRTLPDGMRRHHVVLAVNPDGCQLGLRANANGVDLNRNFPAANWQSGETVYRWNSAADARDVALSTGSHPGSEPETQALCALIHQLKPRWIVSWHEPLGCIDDPHQVEIGGWLASHTGLPRVSSVGYDTPGSFGSWCNDLSLPCVTAEMPVISVDEATETYLEMMVNLLRWQQ; this is encoded by the coding sequence ATGTCGCCACTACATCCGCGTACCCTGCGCGGCAAACTGGACGTTCCGTATCAGCAGTATGGCCGCTCGGTGCTGGGCGCACCGCTGCTGTGGTTTCCGGCCCCGCTGGGCGATCCTGACAGCGGTCTGATCCTGGCCGGCACCCATGGCGATGAGAATGCGGCCATCGCCACCCTCTCCGCCGCATTACGGACGTTGCCCGATGGCATGCGTCGGCACCACGTCGTGCTGGCGGTCAATCCTGATGGCTGTCAGCTTGGGCTGCGTGCTAACGCAAACGGCGTCGATCTCAACCGCAACTTTCCGGCGGCAAACTGGCAGTCGGGCGAGACAGTTTATCGCTGGAACAGCGCGGCCGATGCGCGCGATGTGGCGCTCTCGACCGGCTCGCATCCGGGATCCGAACCCGAAACCCAGGCGCTCTGTGCCCTGATTCATCAGCTGAAACCGCGCTGGATCGTCTCCTGGCATGAACCGCTGGGCTGTATTGACGACCCGCATCAGGTGGAAATTGGCGGCTGGCTGGCCAGCCACACCGGCCTTCCCCGCGTCAGCAGCGTCGGTTATGACACGCCCGGCTCATTTGGCAGTTGGTGTAATGATCTCAGCCTGCCCTGCGTGACCGCTGAAATGCCGGTGATCTCGGTGGATGAAGCCACCGAGACCTATCTTGAAATGATGGTTAACCTGCTGCGCTGGCAGCAATGA